A single window of candidate division WOR-3 bacterium DNA harbors:
- a CDS encoding T9SS type A sorting domain-containing protein translates to MPQQMGLLLALLIAYPDSARFVDRTAWEYAPGYATLRCSARDSTGALHVVYSNNFGNGPGQISDIYYKRSTDNGLTWSDTFNVSETGRPRSVYPALAIDRRGRLHCSWWEDEVEGEYEEVFYRCRDSIGWQPVERVSYLRQRAGDPYSSLVCDTMNRAHLVWNLPPSPVEPREVWYSVRDDSGWTTPENLTRNPADDCAPLVTMDRFDNILLTWNERADRDRVAYRLKRGGQWSSRQILDTTWETGSASTAADTAGRFHATWCRGYLRTTDTLVLLYYAAYDTAWSQPVLVSESIHGSGMVRPHSMTVDSAGKVYVAWPRKFLRPHDKVQYDILYRTFNGQKWSPIVNLTSDTVYSYCPHLGYPVTDAGVDLFWTSQVPNAPNRWDVMFLQLSPASSAVMAPWRARDPISDMRVWPSITAGQLHLEGTEPAAVYDLSGRRLLDLMPGANAVGHLAPGVYFLRPETAQTTKFIIQR, encoded by the coding sequence GTGCCGCAGCAAATGGGACTCCTGCTGGCGCTGCTCATAGCCTATCCGGATTCGGCTCGCTTTGTCGACCGAACCGCTTGGGAGTACGCGCCCGGATACGCTACTCTGCGGTGTTCCGCACGCGACAGCACGGGCGCTCTCCATGTGGTCTATTCCAACAACTTCGGCAACGGGCCCGGCCAAATCAGCGACATCTACTACAAGCGCTCGACAGACAATGGGCTCACGTGGAGCGACACGTTCAACGTGAGCGAAACCGGCAGGCCCAGGTCAGTCTACCCGGCACTGGCAATTGACCGCCGGGGCCGGCTGCACTGCTCTTGGTGGGAAGACGAGGTGGAGGGTGAGTACGAAGAGGTTTTCTACCGCTGTCGTGACAGCATCGGCTGGCAGCCGGTGGAACGAGTGTCGTACTTGCGGCAGAGAGCCGGTGACCCTTACTCCTCGCTCGTCTGCGATACCATGAACCGCGCGCATTTGGTCTGGAATCTGCCACCGAGCCCTGTGGAACCGCGTGAAGTCTGGTACAGCGTCCGAGACGATTCCGGCTGGACAACTCCCGAGAACCTCACCCGGAACCCCGCTGACGACTGCGCGCCGCTAGTCACGATGGACCGGTTTGACAACATTCTCCTAACATGGAACGAGCGTGCCGACCGGGACCGGGTGGCATATCGTCTCAAGCGCGGCGGCCAGTGGTCGTCAAGGCAGATCTTGGATACAACCTGGGAGACAGGCAGCGCCAGCACGGCAGCAGACACTGCGGGCCGCTTCCATGCGACGTGGTGCCGCGGATATCTGCGGACGACGGATACGTTGGTTCTGCTCTACTACGCGGCATACGACACGGCCTGGTCGCAGCCGGTCCTGGTCAGCGAGTCAATCCACGGTAGCGGGATGGTACGCCCCCACAGCATGACCGTTGACAGTGCTGGCAAAGTCTACGTGGCCTGGCCCCGGAAGTTCCTCCGGCCCCACGACAAGGTCCAGTACGATATACTATACCGGACGTTCAATGGTCAGAAGTGGTCGCCAATTGTGAACCTGACCAGCGACACAGTCTACTCCTATTGCCCGCATCTCGGCTATCCGGTAACCGATGCCGGGGTCGATTTGTTCTGGACCAGCCAGGTGCCGAACGCGCCAAACCGCTGGGACGTGATGTTCTTGCAGCTCTCGCCTGCTTCTTCTGCGGTCATGGCGCCCTGGCGGGCCCGGGACCCAATCTCCGATATGCGGGTATGGCCCAGCATCACGGCCGGCCAGCTTCATCTTGAGGGCACCGAACCGGCCGCGGTATATGACCTTTCCGGCCGGAGGCTGCTTGACCTCATGCCGGGCGCAAACGCCGTCGGGCACCTGGCCCCCGGTGTGTATTTCCTGCGGCCCGAAACCGCCCAGACCACCAAGTTCATCATCCAGAGATAG
- a CDS encoding T9SS type A sorting domain-containing protein, with translation MPDGISPLDTLRLANGVYFLRLEAGAARHSTRLVVAR, from the coding sequence GTGCCCGACGGCATTTCACCGCTGGACACGCTGCGTCTAGCCAACGGCGTCTACTTCCTGCGCCTGGAGGCAGGAGCCGCAAGACACTCAACTCGGCTGGTGGTGGCTCGCTAG
- a CDS encoding DUF2723 domain-containing protein: MTRNRSQHLVWLAVPLTFGVYFLTLSPAVGMIDSGELAAGCLLLNTLHSTGYPLYTLLGRLASLVPLGTVFHRVAMLSAVPAALGVALLLLLGLRLGLSRPVAGAAALLLGFSFPVWSSAVDVELFGLTLLMVSLLWLLAESAGSGRSLPVLAYVAGLAMTNHLTAASTVLGVALVVVLSYRKDLVRRLPALALLLILGLSVYVFLVLRSRAGPLFPWGNPDNLERFWWTVTGREFQIRMFSLPFPAVVHNAVRGAALLARSLVYVLVPVVFYGAVRLFRQRRNLAIGLIVATVLLFGYAVNYNIPDIKPYYIPCVFALILLAAVGLEGLISNVERRARSPVARTALRQAPWLLGIAALVLNFPVAGKQGDYVAHDYMMNMLTSAGQNATIITNWRDLSGPMFYLQHAEHVRPDVCFIDKELLREPWYLHYLERDYPWLVERSRAEIEAYRPYVEQFVHGQIKNTAEIQRRYIALLESFVDRSPERPAYTTFDVTKRRGADAGLMFVGVRRAPVGVLFQIRRDSVLPDFDYAKLVVRLPRNEPDSLTRAVLSVYRHFVIRRANALAEFGRPDEIPPLLAWYRSLPVARLAPLPDSS, encoded by the coding sequence ATGACGCGTAACCGCTCGCAACATCTCGTCTGGCTTGCTGTCCCACTGACGTTCGGCGTCTACTTCCTCACGCTTTCCCCCGCCGTCGGCATGATTGACTCAGGCGAGTTGGCAGCCGGATGCCTCCTCTTGAACACCCTGCACTCGACTGGATACCCGCTGTATACGCTGCTCGGACGACTGGCGAGCCTGGTACCGCTGGGGACGGTGTTTCACCGGGTGGCGATGTTGAGCGCGGTTCCGGCTGCTCTTGGCGTGGCGCTCTTGCTCTTGCTCGGGCTTCGGCTTGGCCTGTCAAGACCGGTGGCCGGTGCCGCCGCGCTGCTATTGGGTTTCTCGTTTCCGGTATGGAGTTCGGCGGTCGACGTCGAGTTGTTCGGCCTGACGCTCCTCATGGTTTCGCTGCTGTGGCTCCTGGCCGAATCGGCCGGGTCGGGAAGGTCGCTGCCGGTTCTTGCCTACGTCGCCGGCCTCGCTATGACCAACCACCTGACCGCGGCCAGCACGGTTCTTGGAGTGGCGCTGGTCGTAGTCCTGAGCTATCGGAAGGACCTCGTGCGCAGGCTTCCCGCGCTGGCCTTGCTGTTGATTCTCGGGTTGTCGGTATACGTGTTTCTGGTGTTGCGCTCCCGGGCCGGCCCCCTGTTCCCGTGGGGCAATCCCGACAATCTTGAGCGCTTCTGGTGGACCGTGACGGGGAGGGAGTTTCAGATCCGGATGTTCTCCCTGCCGTTCCCGGCGGTTGTGCACAATGCCGTCCGCGGGGCAGCGCTCCTGGCCCGCAGCCTCGTGTATGTGCTGGTTCCGGTCGTCTTCTATGGCGCGGTCCGGCTGTTCCGCCAGCGGCGAAACCTGGCCATCGGACTCATTGTGGCAACCGTGCTGCTCTTTGGCTATGCAGTCAACTACAACATTCCGGATATCAAACCCTACTACATACCCTGCGTGTTTGCGCTCATTCTGCTCGCCGCGGTCGGGCTCGAAGGGTTGATCTCGAACGTCGAACGTCGAGCGCGGAGCCCTGTAGCCAGGACTGCGCTCCGACAGGCACCCTGGCTTCTCGGAATTGCAGCGCTGGTCCTGAACTTCCCGGTTGCGGGCAAGCAGGGCGACTACGTCGCCCACGATTACATGATGAACATGCTGACATCCGCCGGGCAGAACGCCACCATCATCACCAACTGGCGGGACCTCTCCGGGCCCATGTTCTACCTGCAGCACGCCGAGCACGTCCGGCCGGACGTGTGCTTCATCGACAAAGAGCTGCTTCGAGAACCATGGTACCTCCACTACCTCGAGCGCGACTATCCCTGGTTGGTTGAGCGCTCTCGGGCCGAGATCGAGGCGTACCGACCGTACGTTGAGCAGTTTGTACACGGCCAGATCAAGAACACCGCCGAGATTCAGCGTCGTTACATCGCTCTGCTTGAGAGCTTCGTCGACCGCAGCCCGGAACGGCCGGCCTATACGACCTTTGATGTGACTAAACGGCGCGGCGCCGACGCCGGTTTGATGTTTGTCGGCGTGCGCCGCGCGCCGGTCGGAGTGCTGTTCCAGATCAGGCGCGACTCAGTCCTGCCTGATTTCGACTATGCCAAGCTCGTCGTCCGCCTGCCGCGGAACGAACCTGACTCACTGACCCGGGCTGTGCTGTCCGTCTACCGGCACTTCGTCATTCGCCGCGCGAATGCGCTCGCGGAGTTCGGACGCCCGGACGAGATTCCGCCGCTGCTCGCGTGGTACCGCTCGCTCCCCGTCGCCCGCCTGGCGCCGCTTCCGGACAGCAGCTAG
- a CDS encoding YjbQ family protein, with protein sequence MTSFEVTTHVRTELLDITDKVRDAVAQSQVGSGMCFVYVPHTTAGVTVNESYDSDVARDITEALSKLVPHRGGYAHSEGNSDAHIKAAMVGSCQAMPVEDGRLTLGRWQGVFFCEFDGPRQRRVQVQVTGK encoded by the coding sequence ATGACGAGTTTCGAGGTGACAACGCATGTCCGCACGGAGCTTCTCGATATCACCGACAAGGTGAGGGACGCCGTCGCTCAATCCCAGGTCGGCTCGGGGATGTGTTTTGTCTACGTGCCACACACGACCGCGGGAGTAACCGTGAATGAGAGTTACGACTCGGACGTGGCTCGCGACATCACGGAAGCTCTATCGAAGCTTGTCCCCCATCGCGGCGGGTACGCCCATTCCGAGGGCAATTCCGACGCGCACATTAAGGCGGCAATGGTCGGCTCCTGCCAGGCAATGCCGGTCGAGGATGGCCGGCTGACTCTCGGCCGGTGGCAGGGAGTCTTTTTCTGCGAATTCGACGGCCCGCGGCAAAGGCGGGTCCAGGTACAGGTAACAGGCAAATGA
- a CDS encoding alanine--glyoxylate aminotransferase family protein, with the protein MAHKKLFIPGPTEVREEVLKAQGQWMIGHRSKDFGELNKRCIDKSKQILNTKNYLFWYTSSGTGCMEGALRNVVTGKILHTVNGAFSDRWFKISKACGKQASSLAVEWGKAIKPEMVDAELAKGGYQAVTITQNETSTGVRNPIEDIAKLVRTKYPDVLILVDAVSGIMGDWFDIDGLGLDIVVASSQKAVALPPGLAISVISQRALDKCRTVTDRGYYFDYDAMLKRYEKDFQTPTTPAVSLFWALDLQLDAILKEGMQNRYQRHLEMARFTRDWTAKYFKVYAEPGYESVTLTTAANTRNIVVKDLNSELGKRGMQISNGYGDIKEKTFRIAHMGDLTMADMKEVTTAIVDVLKL; encoded by the coding sequence TTGGCACATAAGAAGCTCTTCATCCCGGGCCCGACCGAGGTCCGGGAAGAAGTCCTCAAAGCACAGGGGCAGTGGATGATCGGGCATCGCTCGAAGGATTTCGGCGAGCTCAACAAACGCTGCATTGACAAGAGCAAGCAGATACTGAACACCAAGAACTATCTGTTCTGGTACACGTCTTCCGGCACCGGCTGCATGGAAGGCGCGCTCCGCAACGTCGTGACCGGAAAGATACTCCACACCGTCAACGGCGCGTTCTCGGACCGCTGGTTCAAGATCTCCAAAGCCTGCGGCAAGCAGGCAAGCTCCTTGGCGGTCGAGTGGGGCAAGGCGATCAAGCCGGAGATGGTCGACGCCGAACTCGCCAAGGGCGGCTACCAGGCAGTCACCATCACCCAGAACGAAACCTCGACCGGCGTGCGCAATCCGATTGAGGATATCGCCAAGCTGGTTCGCACCAAGTACCCGGACGTGCTCATCCTGGTCGACGCAGTGTCCGGCATCATGGGCGACTGGTTCGACATCGACGGCCTGGGACTCGACATCGTGGTCGCATCGTCACAGAAGGCGGTCGCGCTGCCGCCCGGCCTGGCCATCTCCGTTATCTCCCAGCGCGCGCTCGACAAGTGCCGCACGGTGACCGACCGCGGTTACTACTTCGACTACGATGCGATGCTCAAACGCTACGAGAAGGACTTCCAAACCCCGACCACGCCCGCGGTGTCGCTCTTCTGGGCCCTTGACCTCCAGCTCGATGCCATCCTGAAGGAAGGAATGCAGAACCGCTACCAGCGCCACCTGGAAATGGCGAGGTTCACCCGCGACTGGACCGCGAAGTACTTCAAGGTCTACGCGGAGCCCGGCTATGAGTCGGTCACCTTGACCACGGCTGCCAACACGCGCAACATCGTGGTCAAGGACCTGAACAGCGAGCTCGGCAAGCGGGGCATGCAGATCTCCAACGGCTACGGCGACATCAAGGAAAAGACCTTCCGCATTGCGCACATGGGCGACCTCACAATGGCGGACATGAAGGAAGTGACCACCGCCATCGTGGACGTGCTCAAGTTGTAG